AGATGGTGTTGGATGCCGCAGGGCCTAATTTTTGTCAAAATATTGAAGAGCCTCCAAATGCTGAAGCAGCTTCATTTTTTGATATGTTAGATGCAGCAGACAAGCCATTGTGGGAGAAGTGTGGAAAACACTCTCAATTATCTGCAGTCTCTCGGTTGTTGACAATAAAATCAGACCATAATATGTCTGTAGCTTGCTTTGATGAGCTGGTCAAGGTTATGAAAGAAATGTTGCCTCCAGATGCAAATTTGCCAGGTAGTTTTTACAAATGCAAGAAAGTCGTCGAAGCTTTAGGTATGCCTGTCCAAAAGATTGATGTTTGTAAGAATGATTGCATGTTATACTATAAGGAGCATGCTAACAAAAGGAAATGTATAACATGTAATGAGCCTCGTTATATTGAAGGGTTAGAACTCCCTGAGAATAAGAAGGGCACTCCACAGAAGGTGCTTCGCTACCTCCCAATCATTCCACGCCTACAGAGGCTCTACATGTCACGAGGCACTGCAACACACATGACATACCACAAGGATGGGCTTGAATCAGAGAGGTGCAACAATGAAAGCAGAAAGAAAAAGTTAACTCACCCAGCAGAGAGTGAAGCATGGAAGCATATTGATTCAAAGTACCCTAATTTTGCAAAGGAGCCTCGAAATGTGCGTTTAGGGTTGTCAACAGATGGATTCACGCCATTTAATCAAACTGCAACCCCTTACTCCTGTTGGCCTGTTTTTGTTGTCCCATATAACTTGCCCCCAGCATTATGCATGAAGGCACATAATATTTTCCTTACCATGGTTATACCAGGGCCTACGCACCCTGGAAAGAACATAGATGTATTCTTCCATCCACTAATTGATGAACTTTTGCAACTTTGGAGAGAAGGAGTTGTGACATATGATCGCTCAAAAAACCAGAACTTTGTCATGCGAGCTGCCCTTATGGGGACAGTAAGTGACTTTCCTGCATATGGGATGTTGTGCGGCTGGAGCACACACGGTTAATTAGCTTGTCCAATTTGCATGGAAGACACAAAGTCATTTTGGCTAAAAGTTGGAGGCAAGCCATGTTGGTTTGATTGTCATAGGCGTTTCCTACCAAAGGGACACCCTTTTAGACATGCAAAAGACAAGTTCATCCAGAATAAGGAGGAGAAAGATGGCCCACCTATTCATCGATCATCTTCAGAAGTGTATGATTGTGTTAAATCTCTCCCTCAAATTACATTTGGTACCAAGGCAGGAAATCAAGAGATTGAGGGTTTTGGAAAGGAGCATAATTGGGTAAAAAGATCTATCTTTTGGGAGTTGCCTTACTGGCGTGAGTTGTTAGTACGGCACAACCTTGATGTGATGCACATTGAAAAGAATGTGTTTGACAATATATGGAATACTTTGATGGATATCCCAAAGAAGACTAAAGATAATGTCAAGGCTCAATTTGATTTAGCCAATATATGCAATCGCAAAGAACTTCATATGCAACAAAAATCTATAGGTCGATGGGTGAAACCAAAAGCTTGTTATAGTCTAGATAAGGCACAGAAGAAATTGGTACTGCAATGGGTTAAGAATCTTAAATTCCCTGATGGTTATGCATCAAATTTAGCACAGGGTGTTGATATTAATCGAGGCAAGATCATAGGAATGAAGAGTCATGATTGCCATGTCTTCATGGAAAGGTTGCTACCTGTGGCATTTCGTGATTTCCTCCCCAAGCACATCTGGAAGTGTTTAGCAGAACTGAGCTACTTCTTTAGGCAACTATGTGCAAAAGAGGTGGATATAGAACAAATGAAGCACCTACAAAAGGAAGTGCCAGTCATTGTGTGTAAACTTGAACAGATTTTTCCTCCTGGATTTTTTGATTGTATGGAACACTTGGTGGTGCATCTAGCTTATGAAGCTTTAATTGGAGGGCCTGTAGCTTACCGCTGGATGTATGTATTTGAAAGGTATGTTTCTTTGGTTAAGTACTAAAGTGTGAATTTGTATATTAATTTCATAATTATGTTTTCTGCTCAATTCATAGGGAGTTACATGAGGCTCGCAAGAAGGTTCGAAACAAAGCACGTGTCGAAGGTTCAATTGTAGAGGGGTATAGAGTACAGGAGGtctctaattttatttctatgtaCTTTGCTGATCATGTGCGAACAAAGCACACTCGCGTCCCTAGACATGATGATGGTGGTTTCAGAGCACCTACTGACTGGCTGTCTATATTCTCTATCCCATATCGCACTCTTGGAAAGAGCACATCATGTAACTTATCAAGAGAAGAATGGCAGGCTGCTAGGGTATATGCATTACTCAATTGTGCAGAAGTTGACAAATATGTCTTGTAAGTATATATTATTCTGTTTTCCTATTTTATTACTTGGGCTCTATTTTTGTGAATATGACATATTACATTTATGTTATTGCAATAAATGTCAGGAAATTTGATAGGGGGATGAAACAACAAAACAGGAACATCACTACAACTCAATTACAAGAGATGCATGAGAAAGATTTTCCAACCTGGGTTCGTGAGTTGGTAAGAATACATGATGTAATATCTGAtggattattatttattttaatgcATGATTCATGAAAATTGATTCTACAGGCTGGAAAAGATGAAACAGTTGAAGAACAAGTAAGGGCTCTTTCCATTGGGCCCCGATACATGGTTAAGTGTTATAAGGGATGTGATGTTCAGGGGTTTCGTTTTCGTACACAACCATATGAACAAAAGAAATCATCGAGGACAATGACAAATAGTGGAGTTTGTGTGTCAGCAAATTGGTTTGATAACCAAGGGCCTGACTACTATGGCACTATTCAGGAGATAATAGAGTTGGAATATGTCAGTGATAGTGATCTAAAGGTGGCTCTATTTAAGTGTGTCTGGTTTGATCCTAAGAAAGGAGTGAAGTATGACAAAGCACTAGGCCTAGTTGAAGTTAACCATACATCAAGATTGGAACAATATGAGCCTTTTGTGCTTGCATACCAAGTGGACCAAGTATATTATACACCATATCCATCGCCACCACGTGAAAGAAAAGATTGGTGGGTTGCATTCAAGACAAATCCAATTGGTACTTTACCCGTTCCTGCAGTGGACGATGAAGTTGATGATTCGCTTCCTCCTGTAGTTTCTGAATATTATCAAGAGGGAGAGCAGCTTGGAGCTGACATTTCACAGGAGCTTGGTGATGAAAGCTTGCTTCATGAATCAAATATTGTTGAGCAAGTTGATCCAGAAGATATGGATTTTTTAAATAGACCAAATAGCCATGAGAACATAGAGAGTTATGTTGCCATGGACAGTGATTGCAGCAGTGAAGATGAAGGGCCAATAGAATCAGATAATGACTCAGACAATGATAGTGATTCTAGTGACTAAACaattgatatatatatgtgtgtgtgtgtgtgtgtgtgatattaTTATTTCATTTTCTCATGAGCAGTGGCATTATTACAAATTTACTATGTTATCTATTCTTCAATGACTACATTTGCTTGCAAAATAACCCTTGTTTTTACTAGTTAAGTACTATGTCAAGACGCCATCGACATTATCCGGATCCTGAAGTTGAAGACCATTTTGAGGATTCAACACAAGATGAACCTTCAAATTCTTTGGTTACTTCAACAAAAGAAAGTAAGGGTGGTCGTGGTCCAAATGTTTTGATGGCACCAGTTCCAGAGAAAGATAGGGCAGTGATAACTCCACTCAATAAAGAGTAAGTTGACACTCTAAATTTCTGCTTATATTAAAACACACACTGTCtatcacacacacaaacacacactcCATATAATATGTATATCATTGTTGTTAATAATTGAAAATCTTGTTGTAAACTCCATGTTAAATTTTAAGAAATACAGATGCATAGTTCCTATAAATCCAATATTATGATGGctgaacatatttttttatcactttCATTGTTTTACACTAATATTACCTAACTTGGTAAATGGCATGTTGTTTCTAGTGCTTGGATTACGAATCCTATGAAGAAGAATGTTTCATCTACCATCACATGTCTTATAAAAGCTCACTACCCTGGCACATATAGACCTTTGGATAAACATGGCAAACAGGTGCCTGAGGATGAAGCAGTTGTCATTGCTCATTATCACAACTTTTCTGCTCATACAAGGATAACTATTCTGAAGGAATTTTTGGTG
This window of the Oryza sativa Japonica Group chromosome 4, ASM3414082v1 genome carries:
- the LOC4335404 gene encoding uncharacterized protein isoform X2, with product MEDTKSFWLKVGGKPCWFDCHRRFLPKGHPFRHAKDKFIQNKEEKDGPPIHRSSSEVYDCVKSLPQITFGTKAGNQEIEGFGKEHNWVKRSIFWELPYWRELLVRHNLDVMHIEKNVFDNIWNTLMDIPKKTKDNVKAQFDLANICNRKELHMQQKSIGRWVKPKACYSLDKAQKKLVLQWVKNLKFPDGYASNLAQGVDINRGKIIGMKSHDCHVFMERLLPVAFRDFLPKHIWKCLAELSYFFRQLCAKEVDIEQMKHLQKEVPVIVCKLEQIFPPGFFDCMEHLVVHLAYEALIGGPVAYRWMYVFERELHEARKKVRNKARVEGSIVEGYRVQEVSNFISMYFADHVRTKHTRVPRHDDGGFRAPTDWLSIFSIPYRTLGKSTSCNLSREEWQAARVYALLNCAEVDKYVLKFDRGMKQQNRNITTTQLQEMHEKDFPTWVRELAGKDETVEEQVRALSIGPRYMVKCYKGCDVQGFRFRTQPYEQKKSSRTMTNSGVCVSANWFDNQGPDYYGTIQEIIELEYVSDSDLKVALFKCVWFDPKKGVKYDKALGLVEVNHTSRLEQYEPFVLAYQVDQVYYTPYPSPPRERKDCF
- the LOC4335404 gene encoding uncharacterized protein isoform X1, translated to MEDTKSFWLKVGGKPCWFDCHRRFLPKGHPFRHAKDKFIQNKEEKDGPPIHRSSSEVYDCVKSLPQITFGTKAGNQEIEGFGKEHNWVKRSIFWELPYWRELLVRHNLDVMHIEKNVFDNIWNTLMDIPKKTKDNVKAQFDLANICNRKELHMQQKSIGRWVKPKACYSLDKAQKKLVLQWVKNLKFPDGYASNLAQGVDINRGKIIGMKSHDCHVFMERLLPVAFRDFLPKHIWKCLAELSYFFRQLCAKEVDIEQMKHLQKEVPVIVCKLEQIFPPGFFDCMEHLVVHLAYEALIGGPVAYRWMYVFERELHEARKKVRNKARVEGSIVEGYRVQEVSNFISMYFADHVRTKHTRVPRHDDGGFRAPTDWLSIFSIPYRTLGKSTSCNLSREEWQAARVYALLNCAEVDKYVLKFDRGMKQQNRNITTTQLQEMHEKDFPTWVRELAGKDETVEEQVRALSIGPRYMVKCYKGCDVQGFRFRTQPYEQKKSSRTMTNSGVCVSANWFDNQGPDYYGTIQEIIELEYVSDSDLKVALFKCVWFDPKKGVKYDKALGLVEVNHTSRLEQYEPFVLAYQVDQVYYTPYPSPPRERKDWWVAFKTNPIGTLPVPAVDDEVDDSLPPVVSEYYQEGEQLGADISQELGDESLLHESNIVEQVDPEDMDFLNRPNSHENIESYVAMDSDCSSEDEGPIESDNDSDNDSDSSD
- the LOC4335404 gene encoding uncharacterized protein isoform X3, whose protein sequence is MAEDRSWMYKRVVNGYISDEYLKGVKRFMSHAVSKLQGQAEKRVRCPCTKCKNGQLHDKRIVQMHLCNKGFTENYHVWSRHGESGADTSETPEGSIDNEMNKGGNAYGESDHIDEMVLDAAGPNFCQNIEEPPNAEAASFFDMLDAADKPLWEKCGKHSQLSAVSRLLTIKSDHNMSVACFDELVKVMKEMLPPDANLPGSFYKCKKVVEALGMPVQKIDVCKNDCMLYYKEHANKRKCITCNEPRYIEGLELPENKKGTPQKVLRYLPIIPRLQRLYMSRGTATHMTYHKDGLESERCNNESRKKKLTHPAESEAWKHIDSKYPNFAKEPRNVRLGLSTDGFTPFNQTATPYSCWPVFVVPYNLPPALCMKAHNIFLTMVIPGPTHPGKNIDVFFHPLIDELLQLWREGVVTYDRSKNQNFVMRAALMGTVSDFPAYGMLCGWSTHG